From Chloroflexota bacterium, a single genomic window includes:
- the rplB gene encoding 50S ribosomal protein L2: MAIKTYKPTSPGRRGMTGYLFEEITSTEPEESLLVPLRKKAGRNVRGVVTVRHQGGGHKRMYRIIDFKRDKINIPARVESIQYDPNRSARIALLTYADGEKRYIIAPLEVKVGDVLMSGPSAEIRPGNAMPIERIPLGTLIHNIELQPGRGGQLVRAAGASAQLLAKEGDYAQVRMPSGEVRLISIRCMATIGQVGNTDHGNIKLGKAGRSRWLGIRPSVRGSAMTPRDHPHGGGEGKAPIGMPSPKSPWGKPTLGAKTRRRKQTDKMIIRHRQKKKRQ, encoded by the coding sequence ATGGCAATAAAGACGTATAAACCCACTTCGCCCGGTCGCCGGGGGATGACCGGCTATCTTTTTGAAGAGATTACTTCTACGGAACCAGAGGAGTCGTTGCTTGTTCCGCTGCGCAAAAAAGCAGGACGCAATGTGCGTGGCGTTGTTACCGTTCGTCACCAAGGCGGCGGACATAAGCGTATGTACCGTATTATTGATTTCAAGCGCGACAAGATCAACATACCGGCGCGGGTGGAATCCATTCAATATGACCCGAACCGTTCCGCGCGCATTGCATTGCTCACGTATGCAGATGGCGAGAAGCGTTATATCATCGCTCCGCTGGAGGTGAAAGTGGGCGATGTGTTGATGTCTGGGCCATCTGCCGAAATTCGGCCAGGCAATGCCATGCCCATTGAGCGCATCCCGCTGGGCACGTTGATCCATAACATTGAACTACAACCCGGTCGGGGTGGACAGTTGGTGCGTGCTGCTGGTGCATCCGCGCAGTTACTGGCAAAGGAAGGCGACTATGCTCAAGTGCGCATGCCTTCTGGTGAGGTGCGGCTGATTTCCATCCGTTGTATGGCCACAATTGGCCAGGTTGGCAATACAGATCATGGCAATATCAAACTGGGGAAGGCTGGTCGTTCCCGTTGGTTGGGCATTCGTCCATCCGTGCGGGGTTCGGCGATGACGCCCCGTGACCACCCTCATGGTGGAGGGGAAGGGAAGGCGCCTATTGGCATGCCTTCGCCCAAGAGTCCATGGGGCAAGCCGACCTTGGGCGCGAAAACCCGCCGCCGCAAACAAACGGATAAGATGATCATCCGCCACCGGCAGAAGAAGAAACGCCAGTAA
- the rpsS gene encoding 30S ribosomal protein S19: MSRSLKKGPYVDQKLLRKIEAMNRSGEKRVIKTWSRASTIFPQMVGHTIAVHDGRRHVPIYITENMVGHKLGEFAPTRYFRGHTTKEKKVRA, from the coding sequence ATGTCCAGATCACTCAAAAAAGGACCTTATGTAGATCAGAAGCTTTTGCGGAAGATCGAAGCCATGAACCGCTCTGGAGAGAAGCGCGTTATCAAAACGTGGTCGCGTGCTTCGACCATCTTTCCGCAGATGGTTGGGCATACCATTGCCGTGCACGATGGAAGGCGGCATGTGCCTATCTACATTACGGAGAACATGGTTGGGCATAAACTGGGGGAGTTTGCTCCCACGCGCTATTTCCGCGGGCACACCACTAAGGAGAAAAAAGTCAGAGCATAA
- the rplV gene encoding 50S ribosomal protein L22, whose protein sequence is MDLQVRAVAKYIRMSPRKVKLVVDLVRGKQVAEALTLLKYSTKAAARPVAKAIQSAAANAEDKFGLSPQELYIAEIYADEGPTYKRGRFGARGRFKPILKRSTHITVVLGGLGQGSE, encoded by the coding sequence ATGGATCTTCAAGTGAGAGCTGTGGCGAAGTATATCCGTATGTCGCCGCGAAAAGTGAAACTAGTAGTGGACTTGGTGCGTGGCAAGCAGGTAGCTGAGGCATTGACCCTGTTGAAGTACTCCACCAAGGCAGCCGCGCGCCCTGTGGCGAAGGCGATCCAATCGGCAGCGGCCAATGCTGAGGACAAGTTTGGCCTTTCGCCGCAAGAATTGTACATTGCGGAGATCTATGCGGACGAGGGGCCTACTTACAAAAGAGGTCGCTTTGGCGCGCGAGGCCGGTTCAAACCGATCTTGAAACGGAGCACGCACATTACCGTCGTCCTAGGTGGTCTGGGACAGGGCTCGGAGTAA
- the rpsC gene encoding 30S ribosomal protein S3: MGRKVHPLGFRLGYNKEWYARWYAEGKNYVDLLHEDLAIRRMIHETLGQQAAISKIEIERYPKQIRITIHSAKPGVVIGHKGRNVGILRDQLEELTKKKAWVEVSEIEHPELEAALIADSIVEQLEKRVSHKRAMKQAVMRAMRAGAKGIKILCSGRLAGAEMARSEWVREGRVPLQTLRADIDYACREALTVLGRIGVKVWVYRGDLLPEGKEKVEVPAFVAEA; this comes from the coding sequence GTGGGGCGAAAGGTACACCCGTTAGGCTTTAGGCTTGGTTACAACAAAGAATGGTACGCACGCTGGTATGCAGAAGGCAAAAACTATGTGGATTTGTTGCACGAGGATCTAGCCATTCGGCGCATGATCCACGAAACCCTGGGACAGCAAGCCGCTATCTCGAAGATCGAGATCGAGCGCTATCCCAAACAGATCCGCATCACTATTCACTCTGCCAAGCCAGGCGTCGTCATCGGGCACAAAGGTAGAAATGTGGGCATCTTGCGCGACCAATTGGAGGAATTGACGAAGAAAAAGGCCTGGGTGGAGGTTTCGGAAATCGAGCACCCAGAGCTAGAAGCAGCATTGATAGCGGATAGCATTGTCGAGCAGTTGGAAAAACGCGTTTCGCATAAGCGGGCGATGAAACAGGCCGTCATGCGTGCGATGAGAGCGGGCGCCAAGGGCATTAAGATCCTCTGCTCTGGGCGGTTGGCCGGCGCGGAAATGGCGCGCAGCGAATGGGTGCGCGAGGGTCGTGTGCCGCTGCAGACACTGCGTGCGGATATTGATTATGCTTGCCGCGAAGCCTTGACTGTGCTGGGACGCATTGGGGTTAAGGTTTGGGTGTACCGTGGAGACCTACTGCCCGAAGGCAAGGAAAAAGTAGAGGTACCAGCATTTGTCGCTGAGGCCTAA